Below is a window of Streptomyces genisteinicus DNA.
GGCCTGCACCGCCAACACCCCCTGGGAAGGGGCACGATGTTCGAGATCGAAGACGTGGGCGTGTTCCTGGGCCTGGACGTCGGCAAGAGTGCCCACCACGGTCATGGGCTCACCCCGGGTGGGAAGAAGGTCTTCGATAAACCGCTGCCCAACAGCGAGCCGAAGCTGCGGGCCGTGCTCGACAAGCTGAACGAGAAGTTCGGCACCGTCCTGGTGGTCGTGGACCAGCCCGCCTCCATCGGCGCCCTGCCGCTGACCGTCGCCCGCGACGCCGGCTGCCAGGTCGCCTACCTGCCCGGACTCGCGATGCGCCGGATCGCCGACCTCTACCCCGGCGAGGCCAAGACCGACGCCAAGGACGCCGCCGTCATCGCGGACGCGGCCCGCACCATGCCGCACACCCTGCGCTCGCTGGAACTGACCGACGAGATCACCGCCGAGCTCACCGTGCTCGTCGGCTTCGACCAGGACCTCGCCGCCGAGGCCACCCGCACCTCCAACCGAATACGCGGCCTGCTCACCCAGTTCCACCCCAGCCTGGAACGCGTCCTGGGCCCTCGCCTGGACCACCAGGCCGTCACCTGGCTGCTGGAGCGCCACGGATCCCCGGCCGCCCTGCGCAAGGCAGGCCGCCGCAGACTCGTGGACCTGATCCGCCCCAAGGCCCCGCGCATGGCCACCCGGCTGATCGACGATGTCTTCAACGCGCTCGACGAGCAGACCGTCGTCGTTCCCGGGACCGGCACCCTCGACATCGTCATCCCCTCCCTGGCCGCCTCGCTCGCCGCTGTCCACACCCAGCGCCGGGCGATGGAAGCCCAGATCAACGCCTTGCTGGACGCTCACCCTCTTTCCCCGGTCCTGACGTCGATGCCCGGCGTCGGCGTCAGGACCGCCGCCGTCCTGCTGGTCACCGTCGGCGACGGCACCAGCTTCCCCACCGCCGCCCACCTCGCCTCCTACGCCGGCCTCGCCCCCACCACGAAGCAGTCCGGGACCTCGATCCACGGCGAACACGCACCCCGAGGCGGAAACCGCCAGCTCAAACGGGCGATGTTCCTGTCCGCCTTCGCCTGCATGAACGCCGACCCGGCCTCCCGCGCCTACTACGACAAGCAACGCGCCCGCGGCAAGACCCACACCCAGGCCCTCCTCCGCCTCGCCCGCCAACGCATCAGCGTCCTGTTCGCCATGCTCCGCGACGGCACTTTCTACGAATCCCGGACACCGACGGACGTCGAGCTCGCCGCATAGCCCCCAAGCCCGAACCACCCGAAACCCGACAGAGATGCCTTGACGAAAGACATAGAGGCACCCCCCGCACCGCCCGCGCCCCCGGGCCGCCGCGTCCCCGGGGAACTGACACCCGGACCCGTCTCGCCACCCGCCACCCGTTGTCCGTGCCCGTTTCCTGACGGCCCGTCGAAGGTGGCCGAAACCGTGCGGCCACCGGAGGTGCTTGCCGGCGGGAAAGCCGAGGTCGAGGGGGTCGCGGCGGCCGGGGCGGGATCAGGTGGCAGAATCGACCGGCCAGTAGCTTGCGCAGTGGGGGCAGTGGGAGCGCGTCATGGGGGATGGGCATGGCAGCCGTGTGGCGCTTGTGTTTCAGGGCGCCCCGGCCTCTTGTGCGATTCCTATGGATCGGTCAATCTTTCGCTCGGCAGGTGGACGGAGGGGGTCGACGAGGTGAAGCCGCCTCGTTGGCATGACCCTGTCGTCCTCCTGCCGCGACCCCCACAGCAACGCACCACCTATGAGGAGGACCCCTCACATGTCTGTGATGCGTGATTCGCGGCGAAGAATCGCCGCGGCCAGCGCCATAGCCGTCGCCGCCCTCGTGGCCGGCACGGCTGCCGCCCTTCCGGCCTCCGCCGACGAGCCGTCGGCCGTCGGCGTCATCGAGAACGCCGGTGCTCCCGGCGCCGTCAAGGGCAGCTACATCGTGACGCTCGACGAGTCCGCGGCCGACGCGGGCTCCAGCGAGGGCAAGGCCCTCGCGGCGGAGTACGGTGCGAAGATCAAGCGGACCTTCCAGTCGGCCGTCAACGGCTACTCGGTCCAGCTCTCCGAGGCGCAGGCCAAGAAGTTCGCGGCGGACCCGGCAGTCGAGTCCGTCGTGCAGAACCGTGTCTTCAAGATCACGGGCACCCAGCCGAACCCGCCGTCCTGGGGCCTGGACCGGATCGACCAGCAGTCGCTCCCGCTCAACTCCAGCTACACCTACCCGGACCCGGGCGGCGAGGGCGTCACGGCGTACGTCATCGACACCGGTGTCCGCATCAGCCACAGCGACTTCGGCGGCCGCGCGTCCAACGGCTACGACGCCATCGACAACGACAACACGGCGCAGGACGGCCACGGTCACGGCACGCACGTCGCCGGTACCGTCGCCGGGTCCTCCTACGGCGTGGCCAAGAAGGCCAAGATCGTCGGCGTCCGGGTGCTCGACAACTCCGGGTCCGGCACGACCGAGCAGGTCGTCGCGGGCATCGACTGGGTGACGCAGAACGCGGTCAAGCCGGCCGTCGCCAACATGAGCCTCGGCGGCGGGGTGGACAGCGTCCTCGACGAGGCCGTCCGCAACTCGATCGCCTCCGGCATCACCTACGCGGTCGCCGCCGGCAACGACGGCGCCAACGCCGCCAACTACTCGCCCGCGCGGGTCGCCGAGGCCATCACCGTCGGCTCCACCACGAGCACCGACGCCCGTTCCAGCTTCTCCAACTACGGCAGCTCGGTGGACATCTTCGCCCCCGGCTCGTCGATCAAGTCGGCCTGGAACACGAACGACACGGCGACGAACACGATCTCCGGCACCTCCATGGCCACCCCGCACGTCGCGGGCGCCGCCGCGCTGTACCTCGACGGCAACCCGACGGCCACCCCGGCCCAGGTCGCCTCGGCCCTGAACAGCGCCGCCGTGCTGGGCAAGGTCACCAACCCGGGCACCGGCTCGCCGAACCGCCTGCTGAACGTCGGCGGCGGCGGCACCACGCCCCCGCCCGGACCGAAGTTCGAGAACACCGGTGACTACACCATCAGCGACAACGCCACCGTCGAGTCGCCGGTCACCGTCAGCGGCGTGACGGGCAACGCGCCCTCGAACCTCGCCGTCTCGGTCGACATCAAGCACACCTACATCGGTGACCTGCGCGTCGACCTGGTCGCCCCCGACGGCACGGTCTACAACCTGAAGGCCTACGGCTCCGGCGGCAGCGCGGACAACGTGATCACCACGTACACCGTCAACGCCTCCACCGAGGTGGCCAACGGCGTCTGGAAGCTGCGCGTGGGCGACAACGCCTCCTACGACACGGGCAAGATCGATGCCTGGTCGCTCCAGTTCTGAGGGGTCCGGGCGGTGACGCCTGATCTCTGATCCACGCCCGTACGGAAGGGGCGGCCGCCCGCGGCCGCCCCTTTCCGCACGCGGGCCCGGCACGCGGGCCCGGCACGGACGGCCGCCGCGCGGGAGTCCCGCGGCCGCGCGAACGCGACGGCCCCGGATCCCCGCGGCCCGGCCGCCCGGAGGCCGGACTTCTCCCTTCGTTCCCACCCTGCGCACGTTTCGTCGTATGATCCGCGCGCCCGTGCGCAGGCGCACGAACGACCCGAGGAGCAACGAGCCGTGGACCCCGCAGCCCAGGGCGGGCAGCCGAACCCGCAGGACCCGTACGCCCAGCAGCCCTGGGGCGTGCCCCGCCCGCAGCCGCAGCCTCCGTCGGCTCCCGCGCCGCCGCAGCCGCCCGCGCAGCCGTACGGCCAGTACCCGCCCTACGGGCCCTACGGGCAGCCGGGACCGTACACCGGCTACCCCCAGCCGCCGCAGCGGCCGACGTACAACGGCCTCTCCATCGCCTCGCTGGTGCTCGGCATCGTCTGCTGCATCCCGCCGCTCGGCCTCGTCCTCGGCCTGGTCGCGCTCGCCCAGATCCGGCGCAGGGGCCAGAACGGCAAGGGGATGGCCGTCGCCGGCATCGTGCTCTCCTCGCTCAGCACCCTGCTGCTGCTCGTCTCGATCGTCACCGGCGGGGCGGGCGAGGCATGGCGCGACTTCAAGGAGGGGATGGCGGAGGCGTCCGACGCGAGCAGCCCCTTCGACCTGAAGAAGGGGGAGTGCTTCGACATCCCCGGTACCGAGGTGCCGGACGAGACCGAGACCTCGTCCGTCCCCACCAAGGACTGCGCGACGCCGCACGACGCGGAGGTCACCGGCAGCTACCGGCTCGACGAGTCGGACGGCTACCCGGCGTCGGCGGCGGCCGACGCGGCGATGGAACGGCGCTGCAACGACATCAGCGACGCCTACGTCCCCGATCCGTCCGCCCTGCCCTCCCACGTGGCCAACTACTACTTCCTGCCCACCCGGGAGAGCTGGTCGCTCGGCGACCGGACCGTCACGTGCGCCCTGGCCGCCACCGAGGGCAAGCTCACCGGCTCGTTCGAGGACGGCGGCGCGGGGGAGGCGACGGGCGGCGGGACCGGCGTCTGAGCCGACGCCGGTCCCGCCTGTCGGACGGCCCCGCACACCGCCCGCCGGGGGCGGGTGTGCGGGGCCGTGGTCACCGGCCGGGCCGTCGCCCGCGGGCCGTCAGCGGCGCCCGAGGCCGCGGTCGACGGCCGCCGTGAGTTCGCCGTCCGCGGTGTCGCCGTCGAGCGACCAGAACATCGCGCCGCCGAGCCCCATCGCCCTGACGTAGGCGGACTTGACGCGCAGCACCTGCGGGTCGTCGTACGTCCACAGTGTGGTGCCGTCGAAGAGCCACGCGTGCCCGCCCAGCAGGTTGCGGTGCACCTTGTACGTCCCCGAGTCCGCCAGCTTCTTCAGGGCCTTGTAGTCCTCGTAACCGGCCGCCCAGGTCGCCGGCGCCGGTCCGGTGGCGGGCTGCCCCAGGCCGTCCCCGCCGCCGGTCACCCCCGTCCAGCCCTGGCCGTAGAACGGCATCCCGACCACCAGCTTGTGCGCCGGCGCGCCACGGCGCAGCCAGTCGCGGACGGTCTGGTCCACGCTGAAGTCGCCGCGTGCGAACAGCGCGGACTGCTGGGCGGTGGTGGACTCGCCGGAGACGTGGAAGTCGTAGCCCTGGAGGTTCACGAAGTCGAAGTCGCGCATGATCTTCGCTACTTCGAAGCCGGCGTCGATCTTCGCGGGCGCGGTCGGCACGAACGCGCTGAGCTCGTAGTGCTTGCGCTTGCCGCCGTGCTGCTTCGCCTGCGCCTTCTCGTACGCGTCGAGCTGGACGCGGAACTCGCGGACCAGCGCGGTGAAGTTCTTCTTGTCCTCCGGCCGGTAGACGGTGTCGGTGTCGCCCGCGGAACCGGGCCACTCCCA
It encodes the following:
- a CDS encoding IS110 family transposase, whose product is MFEIEDVGVFLGLDVGKSAHHGHGLTPGGKKVFDKPLPNSEPKLRAVLDKLNEKFGTVLVVVDQPASIGALPLTVARDAGCQVAYLPGLAMRRIADLYPGEAKTDAKDAAVIADAARTMPHTLRSLELTDEITAELTVLVGFDQDLAAEATRTSNRIRGLLTQFHPSLERVLGPRLDHQAVTWLLERHGSPAALRKAGRRRLVDLIRPKAPRMATRLIDDVFNALDEQTVVVPGTGTLDIVIPSLAASLAAVHTQRRAMEAQINALLDAHPLSPVLTSMPGVGVRTAAVLLVTVGDGTSFPTAAHLASYAGLAPTTKQSGTSIHGEHAPRGGNRQLKRAMFLSAFACMNADPASRAYYDKQRARGKTHTQALLRLARQRISVLFAMLRDGTFYESRTPTDVELAA
- a CDS encoding S8 family peptidase, with protein sequence MSVMRDSRRRIAAASAIAVAALVAGTAAALPASADEPSAVGVIENAGAPGAVKGSYIVTLDESAADAGSSEGKALAAEYGAKIKRTFQSAVNGYSVQLSEAQAKKFAADPAVESVVQNRVFKITGTQPNPPSWGLDRIDQQSLPLNSSYTYPDPGGEGVTAYVIDTGVRISHSDFGGRASNGYDAIDNDNTAQDGHGHGTHVAGTVAGSSYGVAKKAKIVGVRVLDNSGSGTTEQVVAGIDWVTQNAVKPAVANMSLGGGVDSVLDEAVRNSIASGITYAVAAGNDGANAANYSPARVAEAITVGSTTSTDARSSFSNYGSSVDIFAPGSSIKSAWNTNDTATNTISGTSMATPHVAGAAALYLDGNPTATPAQVASALNSAAVLGKVTNPGTGSPNRLLNVGGGGTTPPPGPKFENTGDYTISDNATVESPVTVSGVTGNAPSNLAVSVDIKHTYIGDLRVDLVAPDGTVYNLKAYGSGGSADNVITTYTVNASTEVANGVWKLRVGDNASYDTGKIDAWSLQF
- a CDS encoding DUF4190 domain-containing protein — its product is MDPAAQGGQPNPQDPYAQQPWGVPRPQPQPPSAPAPPQPPAQPYGQYPPYGPYGQPGPYTGYPQPPQRPTYNGLSIASLVLGIVCCIPPLGLVLGLVALAQIRRRGQNGKGMAVAGIVLSSLSTLLLLVSIVTGGAGEAWRDFKEGMAEASDASSPFDLKKGECFDIPGTEVPDETETSSVPTKDCATPHDAEVTGSYRLDESDGYPASAAADAAMERRCNDISDAYVPDPSALPSHVANYYFLPTRESWSLGDRTVTCALAATEGKLTGSFEDGGAGEATGGGTGV
- a CDS encoding glycoside hydrolase family 18 protein produces the protein MRRNTLVRTAVAVGSLSLIAALSPGAASAAGERSPGHGDRHERADLKRVGYFTQWGVYGRDFQVKDMDTSGQAGRLTHINYAFGNVSADGKCFTGNIPGEADAWADYARPLDAADSVDGVADTAEQPLAGNFNQLRELKAKHPGLKAMISLGGWSWSTHFSDAVRTPESRKALVASCIDLYIKGNLPVDGARGGQGAAAGVFDGIDLDWEWPGSAGDTDTVYRPEDKKNFTALVREFRVQLDAYEKAQAKQHGGKRKHYELSAFVPTAPAKIDAGFEVAKIMRDFDFVNLQGYDFHVSGESTTAQQSALFARGDFSVDQTVRDWLRRGAPAHKLVVGMPFYGQGWTGVTGGGDGLGQPATGPAPATWAAGYEDYKALKKLADSGTYKVHRNLLGGHAWLFDGTTLWTYDDPQVLRVKSAYVRAMGLGGAMFWSLDGDTADGELTAAVDRGLGRR